One region of Termitidicoccus mucosus genomic DNA includes:
- a CDS encoding ACT domain-containing protein, which yields MERGRPARTEADKLSALHTAPDPGATAILELRVRNHPGVMSHITGLFARRAFNLEAILCAPIGDGRESRMLLLVADTPRLEQIERQAAKLHDVLAVRHRTDLEPAVFAIPSGAE from the coding sequence ATGGAACGCGGGCGGCCCGCCCGCACTGAAGCGGACAAGCTGTCCGCGCTCCATACCGCTCCCGATCCTGGCGCCACTGCCATCCTTGAACTTCGCGTGCGCAATCATCCCGGCGTCATGTCGCACATCACGGGACTTTTCGCGCGCCGCGCGTTCAACCTCGAGGCGATTCTCTGCGCGCCCATCGGCGACGGCAGGGAAAGCCGCATGCTGCTGCTCGTCGCCGACACGCCGCGACTCGAACAAATCGAGCGTCAGGCCGCCAAGCTCCACGACGTGCTGGCGGTCCGCCACCGGACCGACCTGGAGCCGGCCGTTTTCGCAATTCCGTCCGGCGCGGAATGA
- a CDS encoding EamA family transporter — translation MPLLFLVSLVWAFSFGLIKGRLAGLDPTALGVVRIALSAVVFLPVLRLRNIPGFAIPRLMAIGAVEFGIMYLAYMAAFRHLAAHEVALFTIFTPLWLALFEAAAARRFAPRLAAAVLLAVAGAAVVCWQGFSTPGLLAGFVLVQVSNVAFAAGQFWYRRIRVALPRAADTDVFGLLYLGALAVTAAASMFTTDWGAFRPTPAQWLTLVYLGTVASGLCFFWWNLGATRVKLGTLAVFNNAKIPLGVAVSLLFFGESAHLPRLLIGGALLLLAIMVAERK, via the coding sequence ATGCCGCTGCTGTTCCTCGTTTCGCTCGTCTGGGCCTTTTCGTTCGGACTCATCAAAGGCCGGCTCGCCGGTCTTGACCCGACCGCGCTCGGCGTCGTGCGCATCGCGTTGTCCGCGGTGGTTTTTCTCCCGGTGCTGCGGCTGCGCAACATCCCCGGTTTTGCGATTCCCCGGTTGATGGCCATCGGCGCGGTCGAGTTTGGGATCATGTATCTCGCCTACATGGCGGCGTTCCGCCATCTCGCGGCGCACGAGGTCGCGCTCTTCACGATTTTCACCCCGCTTTGGCTCGCGCTGTTCGAGGCCGCCGCCGCGCGGCGGTTTGCGCCCCGCCTCGCCGCGGCCGTGCTGCTCGCCGTCGCGGGCGCCGCGGTGGTGTGCTGGCAGGGATTTTCCACGCCAGGGCTGCTGGCCGGATTCGTGCTCGTGCAGGTGTCGAATGTCGCCTTTGCCGCCGGGCAATTCTGGTATCGCCGCATCCGCGTCGCGCTGCCGCGCGCGGCGGACACCGATGTGTTCGGCCTGCTCTACCTCGGCGCGCTCGCGGTCACCGCCGCGGCCTCGATGTTCACGACCGACTGGGGCGCGTTTCGCCCGACGCCCGCGCAATGGCTCACGCTGGTTTACCTGGGCACCGTCGCATCGGGCCTCTGTTTTTTCTGGTGGAACCTCGGCGCGACGCGCGTGAAGCTCGGCACACTGGCCGTTTTCAACAACGCCAAGATTCCGCTCGGCGTCGCCGTGTCGCTCCTGTTTTTCGGCGAGTCCGCCCACCTGCCGCGCCTCCTCATCGGCGGCGCGCTGTTGCTGCTGGCCATCATGGTCGCGGAAAGAAAATGA
- the ettA gene encoding energy-dependent translational throttle protein EttA has translation MAANDEPKVIFSMMRVSKKIERKEILRDISLSFFYGAKIGVLGLNGSGKSSLMRILAGRDTEFDGQVVFKPGYSVGLLEQEPRLAAGSTVRACVEEGVRHLTDLVAAYDATWDEINEAPDDATRDKIMERQGALQEKIDALGAWDAAAQVDMAMDALRCPPPDSLVDKLSGGERRRVALARLLLQKPDILLLDEPTNHLDAESVHWLEQHLSRYAGTVIAVTHDRYFLDNVAGWILELDRGHGIPWEGNYSSWLEQKQRRLATEQRTEDRRQKAMARELEWIRKSARARQAKSQARINAYESMLREDVAEKEREFEIMIPPGPRLGNLVVEADKLAKGYGDNLLFENLTFSLPPGGIVGVIGPNGAGKTTLFRLVTGAEQPDRGALRVGDTVKIAHVDQSRDALPDAATIFEAISDGEEILRLGGSSGGGVREVNARAYCAQFGFTGADQQKKVGVLSGGERNRVHLARLLKSGANLILLDEPTNDLDVNSIRALEEALENFAGCAVVVSHDRWFLDRVATHILAFEGDSAVQWWSGNYSSYLEDYRRRKGKDADQPHRIKYRKLTRG, from the coding sequence ATGGCCGCCAACGACGAACCCAAGGTGATTTTTTCGATGATGCGCGTCTCGAAGAAAATCGAGCGCAAGGAAATCCTCCGCGATATCTCGCTATCGTTTTTCTACGGCGCAAAAATCGGCGTGCTCGGCCTCAACGGCTCCGGCAAGTCCTCCCTCATGCGCATCCTCGCCGGTCGCGACACCGAGTTCGACGGCCAGGTCGTATTCAAACCCGGATACAGCGTCGGCCTGCTCGAACAGGAGCCCCGGCTCGCCGCCGGCAGCACCGTGCGCGCATGCGTCGAGGAAGGCGTGCGCCATCTCACCGACCTCGTCGCCGCCTACGACGCAACCTGGGACGAAATCAACGAGGCGCCCGACGACGCCACCCGCGACAAAATCATGGAGCGCCAGGGCGCGTTGCAGGAAAAAATCGACGCCCTCGGCGCATGGGACGCCGCCGCGCAGGTGGACATGGCGATGGACGCGCTCCGCTGCCCGCCTCCCGACTCCCTCGTGGACAAGCTCTCCGGCGGCGAGCGCCGCCGCGTCGCGCTCGCCCGCCTGCTCCTCCAGAAACCCGACATTCTCCTGCTCGACGAGCCTACCAACCACCTCGACGCCGAGAGTGTCCACTGGCTCGAACAGCACCTCTCGCGTTACGCCGGCACCGTCATCGCCGTCACGCACGACCGTTATTTTCTGGACAACGTCGCCGGCTGGATTCTCGAACTCGACCGCGGCCACGGCATCCCGTGGGAGGGAAATTATTCCTCCTGGCTCGAACAAAAACAGCGCCGCCTCGCCACCGAGCAACGCACCGAGGACCGCCGCCAGAAAGCCATGGCGCGCGAACTCGAATGGATTCGCAAATCCGCCCGCGCCCGCCAGGCCAAGTCGCAGGCTCGCATCAACGCCTACGAATCCATGCTCCGCGAGGACGTGGCCGAGAAGGAGCGCGAGTTTGAAATCATGATCCCCCCCGGCCCGCGCCTCGGCAACCTCGTCGTGGAAGCCGACAAACTCGCCAAGGGCTACGGCGACAACCTCCTCTTCGAAAACCTCACCTTCTCGCTCCCACCCGGCGGCATCGTCGGCGTGATCGGCCCCAACGGCGCGGGCAAAACCACGCTCTTCCGCCTCGTCACCGGCGCCGAGCAGCCCGACCGCGGCGCGCTGCGCGTCGGGGACACGGTGAAAATCGCGCACGTGGACCAGTCGCGCGACGCGCTGCCCGACGCCGCGACGATTTTCGAGGCCATCAGCGACGGCGAGGAAATCCTCCGCCTCGGTGGCAGCTCGGGCGGCGGCGTGCGCGAGGTCAACGCCCGCGCCTATTGCGCGCAATTCGGCTTCACCGGCGCCGACCAGCAGAAAAAAGTCGGCGTGCTTTCCGGCGGCGAGCGCAACCGTGTGCACCTCGCGCGGCTCCTGAAAAGCGGCGCGAACCTCATCCTGCTCGACGAGCCCACCAACGACCTCGACGTGAACTCCATCCGCGCGCTGGAAGAGGCGCTGGAAAACTTCGCCGGCTGCGCGGTCGTGGTCTCGCACGACCGCTGGTTCCTTGACCGCGTGGCCACGCACATCCTCGCCTTCGAGGGCGACAGCGCCGTGCAATGGTGGTCGGGCAATTATTCGAGTTACCTCGAGGATTACCGCCGCCGCAAAGGCAAGGACGCCGACCAGCCGCACCGCATCAAATACCGCAAGCTCACGCGCGGCTGA
- the ilvB gene encoding biosynthetic-type acetolactate synthase large subunit: MKHTGASLLARLLERQSIRHLPGIPGGAILPFYDALHAHPTIHHILARHEQGAGFIAQGMARVTGRAAACVATSGPGATNLLTAIADARLDSIPLVALTGQVPQSLIGTDAFQEVDTYGLTVPITKHNFLVRDVAELPEIVPLAFQLAESGRPGPVVIDLPKDVQTATLDIDDADLPPPGRAAPLPPCDDASIHELARRLARSERPVIYLGGGIITAGASEPALALARRLDAPVVCTLNALGAAPTGDPHYMGMLGMHATLGVNLMLDEADLLLAIGARFDDRATGKAAEFCPRATIAHIDIDRAEIGKIKNTFLGLTGDAADILRRLLAVLAADDSGLAINSARSAARRAWLARAQGLRDAHPLRHPPRESEPLHPVNLCRALAGALPSDTIVTTDVGQHQMWVAQAWPFRRPRTFLTSGGLGTMGFGLPAAIGAALAAPGRRVACVSGDGSLLMNIQELATLADLDLPVAVLVFNNAHLGLVRQQQELFFGRRYSASRFDTVPDFAAVARAFGLRGHRIGPDTADPLAEIDAALAAPGPCVIDIAIPAEANVLPMVPPGAANREMIEQTEAAACVA, translated from the coding sequence ATGAAACACACCGGAGCATCCCTCCTCGCCCGCCTGCTCGAACGCCAGTCCATCCGTCATCTGCCCGGCATTCCCGGCGGCGCGATCCTGCCTTTCTATGACGCGCTCCACGCGCATCCGACCATCCACCACATCCTCGCCCGCCACGAACAGGGCGCGGGGTTCATCGCCCAAGGCATGGCGCGCGTCACCGGACGCGCCGCCGCCTGCGTCGCCACCTCCGGTCCCGGCGCGACCAACCTCCTCACCGCCATCGCCGACGCCCGCCTCGATTCCATCCCGCTCGTCGCCCTCACCGGCCAGGTGCCCCAATCCCTCATCGGCACCGACGCGTTCCAGGAGGTCGATACCTACGGTCTCACTGTGCCGATCACCAAGCACAATTTCCTCGTCCGCGACGTCGCCGAGCTTCCCGAGATCGTTCCCCTCGCCTTCCAGCTCGCCGAGTCCGGCCGGCCCGGCCCGGTCGTCATCGACCTGCCCAAGGACGTGCAAACCGCCACGTTGGACATTGACGACGCCGATCTCCCGCCGCCCGGCCGCGCCGCCCCGCTGCCGCCCTGCGACGACGCGTCCATCCACGAACTCGCCCGCCGGCTCGCCCGCTCCGAACGCCCGGTGATTTACCTCGGCGGCGGCATCATCACCGCCGGTGCCTCCGAACCCGCGCTCGCGCTCGCCCGCCGCCTCGACGCGCCCGTCGTCTGCACGCTCAACGCCCTCGGCGCCGCCCCCACCGGCGACCCGCACTACATGGGCATGCTCGGCATGCACGCCACCCTCGGCGTCAATCTCATGCTCGACGAGGCCGACCTGCTCCTCGCCATCGGCGCGCGCTTCGACGACCGTGCCACCGGCAAGGCCGCCGAGTTCTGCCCCCGCGCCACCATCGCGCACATCGACATCGACCGCGCCGAGATCGGCAAAATCAAAAACACCTTCCTCGGCCTCACCGGCGACGCCGCCGACATCCTGCGCCGCCTGCTCGCCGTGCTCGCTGCGGATGATTCCGGACTCGCCATCAATTCCGCCAGGAGCGCGGCGCGCCGTGCCTGGCTCGCGCGCGCGCAAGGGCTCCGCGACGCGCACCCGCTCCGTCATCCGCCGCGCGAGAGCGAGCCTCTCCACCCCGTCAACCTCTGCCGCGCCCTCGCCGGCGCCCTGCCCTCCGATACCATCGTCACCACCGATGTCGGCCAGCACCAGATGTGGGTCGCGCAAGCCTGGCCCTTCCGCCGTCCGCGCACCTTCCTTACCTCCGGCGGACTCGGCACGATGGGTTTCGGGCTTCCCGCCGCCATCGGCGCGGCGCTCGCCGCGCCCGGCCGCCGCGTCGCCTGCGTGAGCGGCGACGGCTCGCTGCTCATGAACATCCAGGAACTGGCCACGCTCGCCGACCTCGATCTCCCGGTCGCCGTGCTCGTTTTCAACAACGCGCACCTCGGCCTCGTGCGCCAGCAGCAGGAGCTTTTCTTCGGCCGGCGTTACTCCGCCTCGCGCTTCGACACGGTGCCCGACTTTGCCGCCGTCGCCCGCGCCTTCGGGCTGCGCGGCCACCGCATCGGGCCGGATACCGCCGATCCGCTGGCGGAAATCGACGCCGCGCTCGCCGCGCCCGGCCCGTGCGTGATCGACATCGCGATTCCCGCCGAGGCCAACGTCCTCCCGATGGTTCCCCCCGGCGCCGCCAATCGCGAAATGATCGAGCAGACCGAGGCCGCGGCCTGCGTGGCGTGA
- the hisN gene encoding histidinol-phosphatase has protein sequence MTRPDLAPFRPFIIELARRSGEFIRPHFASADLAVEIKSDDTPVTAADRGAEELMRAMIAKKFPGHGIVGEEFGNENTGAEWVWVLDPIDGTKAFVTGVPLWGTLIALKHNGRPVLGAIHQPVLGQLMIGDAVTTTLNERPVRVRETARIEDATLLTSDPLNPAKYQNGPAHDALAARARLVRTWGDCYGYLLLAGGWADVMLDPIMNPWDIQALIPIVQGAGGIITDWQGRDPVNADSIVAAGPALHPQVIAALNP, from the coding sequence ATGACCCGGCCCGACCTCGCACCGTTCCGCCCCTTCATCATCGAACTCGCCCGCCGCAGCGGCGAGTTCATCCGCCCGCACTTCGCGAGCGCGGACCTCGCCGTTGAAATCAAATCCGACGACACGCCCGTCACGGCCGCCGACCGCGGCGCGGAGGAATTGATGCGCGCGATGATCGCAAAAAAATTCCCCGGCCACGGCATCGTGGGCGAGGAGTTCGGCAACGAAAACACCGGCGCCGAGTGGGTGTGGGTGCTCGACCCCATCGACGGCACCAAGGCATTTGTCACCGGCGTGCCGCTTTGGGGCACGCTCATCGCGCTCAAGCACAACGGACGCCCCGTGCTCGGCGCGATTCACCAACCCGTGCTCGGCCAGCTCATGATCGGCGACGCTGTCACGACCACACTCAATGAACGCCCCGTGCGCGTGCGCGAAACCGCGCGCATCGAGGACGCGACCCTGCTCACCAGCGATCCGCTCAACCCGGCGAAATACCAGAACGGCCCGGCGCACGACGCGCTCGCGGCCCGCGCGCGGCTCGTGCGCACATGGGGCGATTGCTACGGCTACCTCCTTCTCGCGGGTGGCTGGGCCGACGTGATGCTCGACCCGATCATGAACCCTTGGGACATTCAGGCGCTCATCCCCATCGTGCAAGGCGCGGGCGGCATCATCACCGACTGGCAGGGGCGCGATCCGGTCAATGCCGACTCCATCGTCGCGGCCGGCCCAGCGCTGCACCCGCAAGTCATCGCCGCGCTGAATCCGTAA
- the rpsR gene encoding bS18 family ribosomal protein, with protein MSTTTEQQPEQKQQSLTPEKFPFTAPQLMNRFVTDTGKILPRKYTHLTAKQQRAVTRTIKTSRNLLLAQ; from the coding sequence ATGAGCACCACCACCGAACAGCAGCCCGAGCAAAAGCAGCAGAGTCTCACGCCGGAGAAATTTCCCTTCACGGCTCCGCAATTGATGAACCGTTTCGTGACCGACACGGGCAAGATCCTTCCGCGCAAATACACGCACCTCACCGCGAAGCAGCAGCGCGCCGTCACGCGCACCATCAAGACCTCGCGCAACCTGCTGCTGGCCCAGTAA
- a CDS encoding L-threonylcarbamoyladenylate synthase produces MPASSPKTRMHARVFRGTPANLVRLARALQRGELVAVPTETVYGLAANALSPRACEAIFQAKGRPSNDPLIVHIHRLAQLDALAHRNAAVGPLARAFWPGPLTLVLPKKAVVPGIVTSGLPSVAIRMPAHRVFRALLKLCGLPLAAPSANPFGYVSPTSPAHVLDGLGTKIRHILDGGPASIGLESTILDIRDPRRPAILRPGAISAADIGRVLGVRVRSPARKNTGAGVAADGPVCNPLGCKPGATGAMPASASPAAIAPGMLTKHYSPRLPLTLHKSLTLAQALALPRDEAALLLRRPRRAAPDNVFWLSEAGGLDEAARNLFAKLRALDVPSPRRKRLHVALAPGRSALALAINDRLTRAAAKR; encoded by the coding sequence ATGCCCGCCTCTTCGCCGAAAACCCGGATGCACGCGCGCGTCTTCCGCGGCACGCCGGCCAATCTTGTCCGCCTGGCGCGTGCCTTGCAACGAGGCGAACTCGTGGCGGTGCCCACCGAGACGGTTTACGGGCTCGCCGCCAATGCGCTTTCGCCGCGCGCCTGCGAGGCGATTTTTCAAGCCAAGGGCCGCCCTTCCAACGACCCGCTCATCGTGCACATCCATCGCCTCGCGCAGCTCGACGCGCTCGCGCATCGCAACGCCGCCGTCGGTCCACTCGCGCGCGCGTTCTGGCCGGGGCCGCTCACGCTGGTGCTGCCGAAAAAGGCCGTCGTGCCCGGCATCGTGACCTCGGGATTGCCGAGCGTGGCCATCCGCATGCCGGCGCACCGGGTGTTCCGGGCGCTGCTCAAGCTGTGCGGCCTGCCGCTCGCCGCGCCGAGCGCGAATCCGTTTGGCTACGTCAGCCCCACATCGCCCGCGCATGTGCTCGACGGGCTCGGGACGAAAATCCGCCACATTCTCGACGGCGGACCGGCGTCGATCGGGCTCGAATCAACCATCCTCGATATCCGCGACCCGCGCCGTCCGGCGATCCTGCGCCCGGGCGCGATTTCCGCCGCCGACATCGGGCGCGTGCTGGGCGTGCGCGTCCGTTCGCCCGCGCGGAAAAACACCGGCGCCGGCGTTGCTGCCGACGGACCGGTTTGTAACCCATTAGGTTGCAAACCAGGCGCGACAGGCGCCATGCCGGCCTCTGCCTCTCCCGCCGCGATCGCGCCCGGCATGTTGACGAAACACTACAGTCCGCGTCTTCCCCTCACTTTGCACAAAAGCCTGACCTTGGCGCAGGCGCTGGCGCTGCCGCGCGACGAGGCCGCCCTGTTGCTCCGCCGCCCGCGCCGCGCCGCGCCCGACAATGTTTTCTGGCTCTCCGAGGCGGGCGGGCTCGATGAAGCCGCGCGCAATCTTTTCGCGAAGTTGCGCGCGCTCGATGTTCCGTCGCCGCGCCGCAAACGCCTGCACGTCGCGCTCGCCCCCGGGCGTTCCGCCCTCGCCCTCGCGATCAACGACCGCCTGACGCGGGCCGCGGCGAAGCGGTGA
- the hisS gene encoding histidine--tRNA ligase has protein sequence MSTFQTLPGFREFYPDALARRNHIFRLWRQTAHVFGFSEYDAPVLEPLALYKAKSGDEIEAQLFSFTDKGGREVALRPEMTPTVCRLVGDKAAALKRPIKWFSIGEFYRYERMQKGRGRCFFQFNADIFGEPGIEAETELIALLAQCLCAFGLTAEDFFIRLSDRNLWFYYLEALGLDEPRARAILTAVDKYEKIGDDAFKPYGEQFGAPLDPSIKEKVLAFLQIKTLAALEGALAGLDNENLAARLADWRALLGNLEAMGLGDYVSVDLGVVRGLAYYTGFVFEAFDRKGELRALAGGGRYNNLVGKLGYADMPAVGFAIGDMTFALLLEQRGLMPAFVQAPDICAVIGGPRERLAAFGDIHALRAAGFRVEYPMKDTAFGKQFKAAAESGAKLALIYGGDELAKGVVKIRDLTTRTEQEVPRAEVLAHVKNFFSGE, from the coding sequence ATGTCCACGTTCCAGACACTGCCCGGCTTCCGTGAGTTTTATCCCGACGCCCTTGCGCGCCGGAACCACATTTTTCGCCTCTGGCGGCAGACCGCGCATGTGTTTGGGTTTTCCGAATACGACGCGCCCGTGCTCGAGCCGCTCGCGCTCTACAAGGCCAAATCCGGCGACGAGATCGAGGCGCAGCTTTTCAGTTTTACCGACAAGGGCGGGCGCGAGGTCGCGCTGCGGCCCGAGATGACGCCCACCGTCTGCCGCCTCGTCGGCGACAAGGCCGCGGCGCTCAAGCGTCCGATCAAGTGGTTCAGCATCGGCGAGTTCTATCGCTATGAGCGCATGCAAAAGGGGCGCGGGCGCTGTTTTTTCCAGTTCAATGCCGACATCTTCGGCGAGCCCGGCATCGAGGCGGAAACCGAACTCATCGCGCTGCTCGCGCAATGCCTTTGTGCGTTCGGCCTCACCGCCGAGGATTTTTTCATCCGCCTGAGCGACCGCAACCTCTGGTTCTACTACCTGGAGGCCCTCGGCCTCGACGAGCCGCGCGCGCGCGCCATCCTCACCGCCGTCGACAAGTATGAAAAAATCGGCGACGACGCATTCAAGCCCTACGGCGAACAATTCGGCGCGCCGCTCGATCCCTCAATCAAGGAGAAGGTCCTGGCCTTTCTCCAAATCAAAACCCTGGCCGCGCTCGAGGGCGCGCTTGCCGGTCTGGACAACGAGAACCTCGCCGCCCGCCTTGCCGACTGGCGCGCGCTGCTGGGTAATCTCGAAGCGATGGGGCTGGGCGACTACGTGAGCGTTGACCTCGGCGTCGTGCGCGGGCTGGCCTATTACACCGGCTTTGTGTTCGAGGCGTTTGACCGCAAGGGCGAACTGCGCGCCCTCGCCGGCGGCGGTCGCTACAACAATCTCGTGGGCAAGCTCGGCTACGCCGACATGCCGGCGGTCGGCTTCGCCATCGGCGACATGACATTCGCGCTGCTGCTCGAGCAGCGCGGCCTGATGCCCGCGTTTGTGCAGGCGCCGGACATCTGCGCGGTGATCGGCGGCCCGCGGGAGCGGCTGGCGGCGTTTGGGGATATCCATGCGTTGCGCGCGGCGGGTTTCCGGGTCGAATACCCGATGAAGGACACGGCCTTCGGAAAACAATTCAAGGCCGCCGCCGAGTCCGGCGCGAAGCTGGCCTTGATCTACGGCGGCGACGAATTGGCCAAGGGAGTCGTGAAAATCCGCGACCTCACCACGCGCACCGAGCAGGAAGTGCCGCGCGCCGAGGTGCTCGCGCACGTGAAGAATTTTTTCTCGGGCGAGTGA
- a CDS encoding ABC transporter permease gives MSRTFARIVFALTAAFFAAFFLWPILQILKGGFIDADGRLTFEYLRVILANPIHRDTLANSFLIACATTALSFLIALPLAFVSDRFLFPGKNLLGSLVLIPMILPPFVGAIGIKQIFGQYGALNALLIRAGLFPEGWTFDWFAAAPFAGIALVQALSLYPIIYLNAVAALANIDPAMEEAAQNLGCTGARRFFKITLPLIKPGLFAGGTIVFIWSFTELGVPLVFDYARVTSVQIFYGLKDIGGNPAPYALVAIMLACTVVLYALGKGIFGRGAHAMMARATSSGGARPLPPARRWLCTALFAGVTLFAVLPHIGVILVAFSSDWYASVLPSGFTLENFRVALGHDLTVPAIANSLKFAGISTLADIVLGVAIAYVVVRTRIAGRQVLDFLAMLPLAVPGLVLAFGYLAMSQEGKFFAFLNPVENPTVLLIIAYSVRRLPYVVRAAAAGFQQTSVTLEEAAQNLGAPPLKATCKVTLPLISANLIAGGLLAFAFAMLEVSDSLILAQKQAYYPITKAILELFQLLGDGKFIASALGVWAMAFLAVIIVSLGVLMGKKLGAIFRV, from the coding sequence ATGTCACGCACTTTCGCCCGCATCGTTTTCGCGCTCACCGCCGCCTTTTTCGCGGCGTTTTTTCTCTGGCCGATCCTGCAAATCCTGAAAGGCGGCTTCATCGACGCCGACGGCCGGCTCACCTTCGAATACCTGCGCGTCATCCTCGCAAACCCCATCCACCGCGACACGCTGGCCAACTCCTTCCTCATCGCCTGCGCCACCACCGCGCTCTCGTTCCTCATCGCGCTGCCGCTCGCGTTTGTGTCGGACCGCTTTCTGTTTCCCGGCAAAAACCTGCTCGGCTCGCTCGTCCTCATCCCGATGATCCTGCCGCCCTTTGTCGGGGCCATCGGCATCAAGCAAATTTTCGGCCAGTACGGCGCGCTCAACGCCCTGCTCATCCGCGCGGGACTTTTTCCCGAGGGCTGGACGTTCGACTGGTTCGCCGCCGCGCCCTTCGCCGGCATCGCCCTCGTGCAGGCGCTCTCGCTCTATCCCATCATCTACCTCAACGCCGTCGCCGCGCTCGCCAACATCGACCCCGCGATGGAGGAGGCCGCGCAAAACCTCGGCTGCACCGGCGCGCGCCGCTTCTTCAAGATCACGCTGCCGCTCATCAAGCCGGGCCTTTTCGCCGGCGGCACGATCGTGTTCATCTGGTCGTTCACCGAGCTCGGCGTGCCGCTCGTCTTCGACTACGCGCGCGTCACCTCGGTGCAGATTTTTTATGGGTTGAAAGACATCGGCGGCAATCCCGCGCCCTACGCGCTCGTCGCCATCATGCTCGCGTGCACCGTCGTGCTCTACGCGCTGGGCAAGGGCATCTTCGGGCGCGGCGCGCACGCCATGATGGCCAGGGCCACCAGTTCCGGCGGCGCGCGTCCGCTGCCGCCCGCGCGGCGCTGGCTCTGCACCGCGCTCTTCGCCGGCGTGACGCTTTTTGCCGTGCTCCCGCACATCGGCGTGATTCTCGTCGCGTTTTCCAGCGACTGGTATGCGAGCGTGCTGCCCTCGGGATTCACGCTCGAAAACTTCCGCGTCGCCCTCGGGCACGACCTCACCGTCCCGGCCATCGCCAACAGCCTCAAGTTCGCCGGCATTTCCACGCTCGCCGACATCGTGCTGGGCGTGGCCATCGCCTACGTGGTCGTGCGCACCCGGATCGCCGGGCGCCAGGTGCTCGACTTTCTCGCCATGCTGCCGCTCGCCGTGCCCGGCCTCGTGCTCGCGTTCGGCTACCTCGCGATGAGCCAGGAGGGGAAGTTTTTCGCGTTTCTCAATCCGGTCGAAAACCCGACCGTGCTCCTCATCATCGCCTATTCCGTGCGGCGTCTCCCCTATGTCGTGCGCGCCGCCGCCGCCGGATTCCAGCAGACCAGCGTCACGCTCGAGGAGGCCGCGCAAAACCTCGGCGCGCCGCCGCTCAAGGCCACCTGCAAGGTCACGCTTCCCCTGATCTCGGCCAACCTCATCGCGGGCGGGCTGCTCGCGTTTGCCTTTGCGATGCTCGAGGTGAGCGACTCGCTCATCCTCGCGCAGAAGCAGGCGTATTATCCCATCACGAAGGCCATCCTCGAACTCTTCCAGCTCCTCGGCGACGGCAAGTTCATCGCCAGCGCGCTCGGCGTGTGGGCGATGGCGTTTCTCGCCGTCATCATCGTGAGCCTCGGCGTGTTGATGGGCAAAAAACTCGGCGCGATTTTCCGCGTGTGA